Proteins from one Chroococcidiopsis sp. CCMEE 29 genomic window:
- a CDS encoding glutathione S-transferase family protein, with the protein MLKLYGGALSRASIVQWYLEELQVPYEFVMLDMQAGEHRQPEFMAINPMGKVPAIVDGDFQLWESGAILLYLAEKYGKDPLSLEQRAILTQWVLFGNATLGPAIFVKENLEREAPGLLTAINQILARQPFLLGDQFCVADVAVGSFLAYIPIMQKLDVSAYPDVVNETKQVMSKIDLNTYPAVLNYIKQLSARPAFQNSIGSRYKV; encoded by the coding sequence ATGTTGAAACTTTATGGTGGTGCGCTTAGCCGTGCCTCAATTGTCCAGTGGTATTTAGAGGAACTGCAAGTCCCCTACGAATTTGTCATGTTAGATATGCAGGCTGGTGAACACAGACAGCCTGAATTTATGGCAATTAATCCGATGGGCAAAGTCCCAGCAATTGTGGATGGGGATTTCCAGCTCTGGGAGTCTGGGGCAATTTTACTATATCTCGCCGAGAAGTATGGCAAAGACCCCTTGTCTCTAGAGCAACGCGCTATTTTGACTCAATGGGTTTTGTTTGGCAATGCTACGCTCGGTCCAGCAATTTTTGTGAAAGAGAATCTGGAGCGTGAAGCGCCTGGGTTGTTGACTGCAATTAATCAAATTCTAGCGCGGCAACCTTTCTTGCTAGGCGATCAGTTCTGTGTAGCTGATGTGGCAGTGGGGTCTTTCTTGGCTTACATTCCCATCATGCAGAAGCTAGACGTGAGTGCGTATCCAGATGTCGTGAATGAAACTAAGCAAGTGATGAGTAAGATAGACCTGAACACTTACCCAGCTGTCTTGAACTACATCAAGCAGCTGTCTGCGCGACCAGCTTTCCAGAACAGCATCGGGTCACGCTACAAGGTCTAA
- a CDS encoding photosystem II reaction center protein K — MEAALLLAKLPEAYSILDPLVDVLPLIPLFFLLLAFVWQAAIGFR, encoded by the coding sequence ATGGAAGCCGCACTGTTGTTAGCAAAACTGCCGGAAGCATATTCAATCCTTGACCCCTTAGTAGACGTTCTCCCCCTGATTCCACTCTTTTTCTTGCTGCTGGCTTTCGTTTGGCAAGCAGCTATCGGTTTTAGATAA